In one window of Myxococcales bacterium DNA:
- a CDS encoding TolC family protein, with translation MKRTTIALGFVMVNLARPSAARADEPPLDRRTFERLVLEAHPELRAADARARASAAGADAEGRLPAPEVMAQVWQIPLAKPYAVNQAGMSMFGLTQRFPAPGSLSAREDAKRHEARAAALAAQSSERAVRREAGHAFVEYAEATARRALHIDHERVERRLLELARARHAAGGSFADAVRAEAEIAKTEADVASAATTEHAARRQLNVLLGRSLDSPLGAAQTVPPEVPALAMEALLDRAAQSRAEPKIAEAEQRAAESELAAARKEAQLPSFAVSALYFPPSAAMDMHSYGASASVEVPWLWGGAKDRARAQEARAAAALATRGASRLPIRTEVVAAQSMVARAAERLKGLAGRALPASRRAVDVAAAGYESGGVPLAMVLEARRNLVDIQMEIVEARASLDHALVDLEAAVGAPITTQKVSETDSKEQSHGH, from the coding sequence ATGAAACGGACGACGATTGCGCTTGGATTTGTGATGGTCAATCTCGCGCGCCCCTCAGCGGCGCGCGCCGACGAGCCGCCGCTCGACCGGCGGACGTTCGAGCGCCTTGTGCTCGAAGCGCACCCGGAGCTGCGGGCCGCCGACGCGCGCGCCCGCGCGAGCGCTGCGGGCGCGGACGCGGAGGGCCGGCTGCCGGCGCCGGAAGTGATGGCGCAAGTCTGGCAAATTCCCCTCGCCAAGCCGTACGCCGTCAACCAGGCGGGCATGTCGATGTTCGGCCTGACGCAGCGCTTTCCCGCGCCGGGAAGCCTCTCGGCTCGCGAGGACGCGAAGAGACACGAGGCACGGGCCGCGGCACTCGCAGCGCAATCGAGCGAGCGAGCGGTGAGGCGCGAGGCGGGGCACGCCTTCGTGGAATATGCCGAAGCCACGGCCCGGCGAGCGCTGCACATCGACCATGAGCGCGTTGAGCGGCGTCTCCTCGAGCTCGCGCGCGCACGGCACGCTGCCGGCGGTTCGTTCGCCGACGCGGTGCGGGCCGAGGCGGAGATCGCCAAGACGGAAGCCGACGTCGCGAGCGCCGCTACCACCGAGCACGCGGCGCGCAGGCAACTCAACGTGCTCCTCGGACGGTCGTTGGACTCGCCGCTCGGCGCCGCCCAAACGGTGCCGCCTGAGGTACCGGCCCTCGCGATGGAGGCGCTCCTCGATCGGGCCGCGCAAAGTCGCGCGGAGCCGAAGATCGCAGAGGCCGAGCAGCGCGCCGCCGAGAGCGAGCTGGCGGCGGCGAGGAAGGAGGCTCAGCTGCCATCGTTCGCCGTCAGCGCGCTCTACTTTCCGCCCAGCGCCGCGATGGACATGCACTCGTACGGAGCGAGCGCCAGCGTCGAGGTGCCTTGGCTTTGGGGGGGAGCCAAGGACCGAGCGCGCGCGCAAGAGGCGCGGGCCGCCGCGGCCCTCGCCACGAGGGGCGCCTCGAGGCTGCCGATTCGCACGGAGGTCGTGGCTGCCCAATCGATGGTCGCGCGCGCCGCCGAGCGCCTGAAGGGACTTGCGGGCCGCGCGCTGCCGGCGAGTCGACGCGCCGTGGACGTCGCCGCCGCCGGCTACGAGAGCGGTGGTGTCCCGCTCGCGATGGTGCTCGAGGCGCGGAGAAACCTCGTCGACATTCAGATGGAGATCGTTGAAGCGCGCGCGAGCCTCGACCACGCGCTCGTGGACCTCGAAGCCGCCGTCGGCGCGCCCATCACGACGCAGAAGGTGTCCGAAACCGATTCGAAGGAGCAGTCTCATGGCCACTGA
- a CDS encoding efflux RND transporter periplasmic adaptor subunit, which yields MATEQRPNDEGQEETASAQREERGEARPRGVRAMALVRWALLAFTAASAGLSWYGFARAELGGEGRVAGPKYQCPMHPQIIADQPGECPICHMDLEPIDPARLAKGHAPSAGPTASVVTAPQEHRHGASLAPSLYACPMHPQITSDKPGACPICRMDLELRPQDAGGSTPTPTPTSTSTSTSTSTSNITGRSPVGTESSHVDGSARTLVTPTPTPTPITTPSAMEPPGSVPRGTMPVHLALDRIQAIGVRTAVAQEKEVARTVRVTASVASTEEGVAEVHVRTAGFVEQVHVAQTGQPVAKGQPLFSMYSPEIFQAQSELLAASRWLASTPPESGTGAAGAARRRLELLGMSTKDIDGVLQRKEALRAVPVVAPRAGIVTAKSVVLGSYVTPEMTLYEIRDLSKVYVLADVFPKDIALLAKGTAGRFVPSRAGSAPVDALVDLVYPLVDTAARTTRVRLTVKNGDGALRPGDFGSVIFEAPKRRLLVVPRDAVVDTGASAYVFVVGQDGVFQPHVVTLAGSEGDSLLVQEGIAPGARVVSGATFLVDSESRLLAAVKSVEARPSPAPPGAATSSEKPKH from the coding sequence ATGGCCACTGAGCAACGTCCCAACGACGAAGGACAAGAAGAGACGGCTTCGGCCCAGCGCGAAGAACGCGGGGAGGCGAGACCGCGAGGCGTCCGCGCGATGGCGCTCGTTCGGTGGGCCCTGCTCGCGTTCACGGCGGCCTCCGCGGGCCTCTCTTGGTACGGCTTTGCGCGCGCCGAATTGGGCGGCGAGGGGCGAGTCGCCGGGCCCAAGTACCAATGCCCGATGCATCCACAGATCATCGCAGACCAGCCGGGTGAGTGCCCCATCTGCCACATGGACCTTGAACCGATAGACCCGGCGCGCCTCGCCAAGGGTCACGCTCCCTCGGCAGGCCCGACCGCGTCAGTCGTGACGGCGCCGCAAGAGCACAGGCACGGCGCGTCGCTCGCCCCGTCACTCTACGCGTGCCCCATGCATCCGCAGATCACGTCAGACAAGCCGGGCGCGTGCCCCATTTGTCGCATGGACCTCGAGCTTCGGCCGCAGGACGCGGGGGGGAGCACGCCAACACCGACCCCGACCTCGACCTCGACTTCGACCTCGACCTCGACCTCGAACATTACTGGACGGAGTCCCGTAGGGACGGAGTCCAGTCATGTCGACGGGTCCGCCAGGACCCTAGTCACCCCGACCCCGACCCCGACCCCGATCACAACTCCGAGCGCCATGGAGCCGCCGGGCAGCGTTCCTCGAGGCACCATGCCGGTGCACTTGGCGCTGGATCGCATTCAAGCGATCGGCGTGAGGACGGCCGTGGCGCAGGAGAAGGAGGTCGCGCGAACCGTGCGCGTGACCGCGTCGGTGGCCTCGACGGAAGAGGGCGTCGCGGAGGTGCACGTGCGCACAGCGGGCTTCGTGGAGCAGGTGCACGTGGCGCAGACGGGGCAGCCCGTGGCGAAAGGTCAGCCGCTCTTTTCGATGTACAGCCCTGAGATCTTCCAAGCGCAGAGCGAGCTTCTCGCGGCATCGCGGTGGCTTGCCTCGACACCGCCGGAGAGCGGGACCGGCGCCGCCGGCGCGGCTCGACGGCGGCTTGAGCTCCTGGGGATGTCAACCAAGGACATCGACGGCGTCCTTCAGCGCAAGGAAGCGCTGCGCGCCGTTCCCGTCGTGGCCCCGCGCGCAGGCATCGTGACGGCGAAGAGCGTGGTGCTCGGCTCCTATGTGACGCCGGAGATGACGCTCTACGAAATCCGCGACCTCTCGAAGGTCTACGTCCTCGCCGACGTCTTTCCGAAGGACATCGCCCTCCTCGCGAAGGGCACGGCGGGGCGCTTCGTCCCGTCGCGCGCCGGCTCCGCGCCCGTCGATGCGCTCGTCGACCTCGTCTACCCGCTCGTCGACACGGCGGCGCGCACGACGCGCGTGCGGCTCACGGTAAAAAATGGCGACGGCGCCTTGCGGCCTGGTGACTTCGGCTCCGTGATCTTCGAAGCGCCGAAGCGGCGGCTGCTCGTTGTCCCGCGCGACGCGGTCGTCGACACGGGCGCCTCGGCGTATGTCTTCGTGGTCGGCCAAGACGGCGTCTTCCAGCCGCACGTGGTCACGTTGGCTGGCAGCGAAGGCGACTCGCTCCTCGTGCAAGAGGGGATCGCGCCGGGCGCTCGCGTCGTCTCTGGCGCGACGTTCCTCGTGGACTCGGAGAGTCGACTCCTCGCGGCGGTCAAGAGCGTCGAGGCTCGCCCGAGTCCTGCTCCCCCTGGAGCGGCAACCTCATCCGAGAAGCCGAAGCACTGA
- a CDS encoding efflux RND transporter permease subunit, whose translation MIARIIELSARYRAFVIALYVALAFLAVAAAKRVPLDAIPDLSDPQVIVFTEWPGQSPTLVEDQITYPIASALLAAPRVSAVRGYSMFGMSFTYVLFEEGTDVYWARSRVLEYLSGLRSKLPQGTEPVLGPDATGIGWVYEYALVDKSGKTDLGELRALQDYTLRYALESVPGVAQVASVGGYERQYQVTLDPERLRAYGVDVGAVADALRQANAEVGGRILEMSGREFFVRGRGYVEGIKDLESVVLRATTTGAPVTVAELGTVRIGGAERRGLAELGGKGETVGAIVVARYGENALQVIERVKERIRELGPALPPGVEIVTTYDRSSLIRRAIATLRASLVEEMVTVSVVIVLFLLHFRSALLPIISLPLAVLLSFIPMHLLGIPATIMSLGGIAIAIGATVDAEIVMIEACHKKLENAPPNLSFKERAALLHDAAKEVTPTIFFSLLIIALSFIPIFGLEGQAGRLFKPLAWTKTFVMVTAAILSITLAPALRDFLIRGKIRSEAHHPVSKAIRTVYEPFVWIALRRPVTTVLIGAFALVSAIPPLLRLGSEFMPALNEGDLLYMPTTLPNVSIEEAKRQLERQDALLQSFPEVHTVFGKVGRAETPTDPAPISMIETIIQLKPSSEWPRVKESRWYSSWAPAPLARGLRALWPEERPERWDELVTKMNEKLRMPGYTNAWTMPIKARVDMLTTGVRTPVGIKVFGANLQAIEDAGQRLESLMRGVPGTRSAFYERSLGGAYVDIIPKRDALARYGLSASDVSMAVERAIGGESVATTVNGRQRLSINVRYKEDFRSSPAMMREVLVALPRRDVAGGPAGTMASSATGAVPMLPLGEIADVVVKEGPPMLKNEGGLLVGYVYVDLDESKVDVGTYVDRAKTAVSAAGARGELKLAPGMYLKWTGQYELLEAMRQRMKLLVPLALLLVAVLLYLQFKNLTEVFIVFLSVPFALTGSVWLLYLLDYRVSTAVLVGVIALVGLAAQTGVVMIVYIDHAFERRLREGKIRDLDDIIAAHSEGTVQRVRPKLMTVGTMLIGLVPLLWATGSGADVMKRIAAPMVGGLLSSAFLTLEIIPVIYTYWRYAQLKKAQRTGRPLAEICGVAQR comes from the coding sequence ATGATCGCCCGCATCATCGAGCTGTCGGCCCGCTACCGCGCCTTCGTGATCGCGCTCTACGTCGCCCTGGCCTTCTTGGCCGTCGCCGCCGCGAAGCGCGTGCCGCTCGACGCGATCCCCGACCTGTCGGACCCGCAGGTGATTGTCTTCACCGAGTGGCCGGGGCAATCGCCGACCCTCGTCGAAGACCAGATCACCTACCCCATCGCCAGCGCGCTTCTGGCGGCCCCTCGCGTCAGCGCCGTGCGCGGCTACTCGATGTTCGGCATGTCGTTCACGTACGTGCTCTTCGAGGAGGGCACGGACGTCTACTGGGCTCGGTCACGCGTCCTCGAGTACCTGAGCGGGCTCCGTTCCAAGCTGCCCCAGGGCACCGAGCCCGTGCTCGGCCCCGACGCGACGGGCATCGGTTGGGTCTACGAATACGCGCTCGTCGACAAGAGCGGCAAGACCGACCTCGGCGAGCTTCGGGCGCTGCAGGACTACACCTTGCGCTACGCCCTCGAGAGCGTCCCCGGCGTAGCGCAGGTGGCGAGCGTCGGCGGCTACGAGCGCCAATACCAAGTGACCCTCGACCCGGAGCGCCTCCGGGCCTACGGCGTCGACGTGGGCGCCGTGGCCGATGCGCTGCGTCAAGCGAACGCGGAGGTCGGCGGCCGCATTCTCGAGATGAGCGGTCGTGAGTTTTTCGTGCGCGGCCGCGGCTACGTCGAAGGGATCAAGGACCTCGAGAGCGTCGTCCTCCGGGCGACGACTACCGGCGCCCCCGTGACCGTCGCCGAGCTCGGCACGGTTCGCATCGGCGGAGCGGAGCGCCGAGGCCTCGCGGAACTCGGGGGCAAAGGCGAGACCGTCGGGGCCATCGTGGTGGCTCGCTACGGCGAAAACGCGCTTCAGGTCATCGAGCGCGTGAAGGAGCGCATCCGAGAGCTCGGCCCTGCCCTGCCGCCGGGCGTCGAGATCGTCACGACCTACGACCGCTCCTCGCTCATTCGTCGCGCCATCGCCACGCTGCGCGCGTCGCTGGTGGAGGAGATGGTCACCGTCAGCGTGGTCATTGTGCTGTTCCTCTTGCACTTCCGAAGCGCGCTCTTGCCGATCATCAGCTTGCCGCTCGCCGTGCTCCTGTCGTTCATCCCGATGCACCTCTTGGGGATCCCCGCGACGATCATGAGCCTCGGCGGCATCGCCATCGCCATCGGCGCGACCGTCGACGCAGAGATCGTGATGATCGAGGCCTGCCACAAGAAGCTCGAGAACGCGCCGCCGAACCTCTCGTTCAAGGAGCGCGCCGCGCTCCTTCACGACGCCGCCAAGGAGGTGACGCCGACGATCTTCTTCTCACTCCTCATCATCGCCCTGAGCTTCATCCCGATCTTCGGCCTCGAAGGCCAGGCGGGACGCCTCTTCAAGCCGCTCGCGTGGACCAAGACCTTCGTGATGGTGACGGCGGCCATCCTGAGCATCACGCTGGCGCCGGCGCTGCGGGACTTCTTGATCCGCGGCAAGATCCGCAGCGAGGCGCATCACCCGGTGTCGAAGGCCATTCGCACGGTCTACGAGCCTTTCGTGTGGATCGCGCTGAGGCGCCCCGTCACCACGGTGTTGATCGGCGCCTTCGCGCTCGTGTCGGCGATCCCGCCGCTCTTGCGCCTCGGGAGCGAGTTCATGCCCGCCCTCAACGAGGGAGACCTCCTCTACATGCCCACCACGCTACCCAACGTGTCGATCGAAGAGGCCAAGCGGCAGCTCGAGCGGCAAGACGCGCTGCTGCAGAGTTTTCCTGAGGTCCACACGGTCTTTGGGAAGGTTGGGCGGGCCGAGACGCCCACCGATCCAGCTCCCATCTCGATGATCGAGACCATCATCCAGCTGAAACCGTCGAGCGAGTGGCCGCGCGTCAAGGAGTCGCGCTGGTATTCGAGCTGGGCACCGGCCCCCCTCGCCCGCGGCCTTCGCGCCCTTTGGCCGGAGGAGCGGCCCGAGCGTTGGGACGAGCTCGTCACCAAGATGAACGAGAAACTCCGCATGCCGGGCTACACGAACGCTTGGACGATGCCCATCAAGGCGCGCGTCGACATGCTCACGACGGGTGTTCGTACGCCCGTCGGCATCAAGGTCTTTGGCGCGAACCTTCAAGCCATCGAAGACGCGGGGCAACGACTTGAGTCGCTGATGCGAGGCGTCCCGGGAACGCGGAGCGCGTTCTACGAGCGCTCCCTCGGCGGGGCCTACGTTGACATCATTCCTAAACGCGACGCCCTCGCGCGCTACGGGCTCTCGGCCTCCGACGTCAGCATGGCCGTCGAACGCGCCATCGGCGGCGAGTCCGTGGCCACCACCGTGAACGGACGCCAGCGCCTGTCCATCAACGTTCGCTACAAGGAGGACTTCCGTTCGAGCCCGGCGATGATGCGTGAGGTGCTCGTCGCTCTGCCGCGGCGTGACGTCGCGGGCGGGCCCGCGGGAACGATGGCGAGCTCGGCCACCGGCGCTGTCCCGATGTTGCCGCTCGGGGAGATCGCCGACGTCGTGGTCAAGGAGGGGCCGCCGATGCTCAAGAACGAGGGAGGCCTCCTCGTCGGCTACGTGTACGTCGACCTCGACGAGTCGAAGGTCGACGTCGGAACGTACGTCGACCGCGCGAAAACGGCCGTCTCCGCCGCCGGCGCTCGCGGCGAGCTGAAGCTCGCGCCGGGCATGTACCTGAAGTGGACCGGGCAATACGAGCTGCTCGAGGCGATGCGGCAGCGGATGAAGCTCCTCGTGCCGCTCGCGCTGCTCCTCGTGGCGGTCCTGCTCTACCTCCAGTTCAAGAACCTCACGGAGGTCTTCATCGTCTTTCTTTCGGTGCCCTTTGCGCTCACGGGAAGCGTATGGCTCCTCTATCTCCTCGACTACCGCGTCTCGACGGCTGTCCTCGTGGGCGTCATCGCGCTCGTGGGTCTCGCGGCGCAGACCGGCGTCGTGATGATCGTGTACATCGACCACGCCTTCGAGCGACGCCTGCGGGAAGGAAAGATCCGCGATCTCGACGACATCATCGCGGCGCACAGCGAGGGCACCGTGCAGCGGGTGCGTCCGAAGCTCATGACCGTGGGGACGATGCTCATCGGCCTCGTGCCCCTGCTCTGGGCCACCGGCAGCGGCGCCGACGTCATGAAGCGAATCGCCGCGC